The following proteins come from a genomic window of Geomonas sp. RF6:
- a CDS encoding glycosyltransferase family 2 protein, which yields MLEFLAFCQLLVFVYFLLVNCYYSISSLIALLDIRGQLAIASRQHIRNLVTGVYYRPISILVPAYNEEATIATSLRFSLSLRYPEFELVVVNDGSTDNTMEVLRREFRLVQIEKPIKIVLQHNRIRGVYVSLDHPHLVVVDKENGGKADALNAGINASQYPLVCSVDADSLLEEDALMRAAKLFVEDREVVASGGIVRVLNGCTVVNGKVTEVRAPSRFIERLQSVEYLRGFLVGRTSWNCTNSMLIISGAFGIFRKDIVLAIGGYRRTVGEDMDIVIRMHRHCLERKIPCKVVFVPDPVCWTQVPSDWRSLLQQRNRWHRGLIDSLWHSRRMTLNPRYGAVGLLAFPYFILAEALGPLIEFLGYVSFVIFYFMGMLSRDFALIFLTLAVVWGMSLNLAAVLLDNLIYRRYKGVADLLKISACAFLEGLGYRQLLVVERLFATFTLFRRDWDKPVRREIKHEQLETL from the coding sequence ATGCTAGAGTTTCTCGCGTTTTGCCAACTCCTCGTTTTTGTGTACTTTCTGCTGGTCAACTGCTACTACAGCATCTCCAGCCTCATTGCGCTCCTCGACATCCGGGGGCAGCTCGCCATCGCCTCGCGCCAGCACATCCGAAACCTCGTCACCGGCGTCTACTACCGCCCCATCTCCATCCTCGTCCCCGCCTACAACGAGGAGGCGACGATCGCCACCAGCCTCCGCTTCAGCCTCTCCCTGCGCTACCCCGAGTTCGAGCTCGTGGTGGTGAACGACGGTTCCACCGACAACACCATGGAGGTGCTGCGCCGTGAGTTCCGGCTCGTGCAGATCGAGAAGCCGATCAAGATCGTCCTGCAGCACAACCGGATCCGCGGCGTGTACGTCTCCCTCGACCACCCGCATCTTGTGGTGGTGGACAAGGAAAACGGCGGTAAGGCCGACGCCCTGAACGCCGGGATCAACGCCTCGCAGTATCCGCTCGTCTGCTCCGTCGATGCCGATTCCCTTCTCGAGGAGGACGCGTTGATGCGCGCCGCGAAGCTCTTTGTGGAGGACCGCGAGGTCGTCGCCTCCGGAGGGATCGTGCGGGTGCTGAACGGCTGCACCGTGGTGAACGGAAAGGTGACCGAGGTGCGCGCGCCGTCGCGCTTCATCGAGCGGCTGCAGTCGGTGGAGTATCTCAGGGGGTTCCTCGTCGGGAGGACCTCCTGGAACTGCACCAACAGCATGCTGATCATCTCCGGCGCCTTCGGGATCTTCCGAAAGGACATCGTCCTTGCCATCGGCGGGTATCGCAGGACGGTCGGCGAAGATATGGACATCGTGATCCGCATGCACCGCCACTGCCTGGAGAGGAAAATACCGTGCAAGGTCGTCTTCGTCCCCGACCCGGTGTGCTGGACCCAGGTGCCGAGCGACTGGCGCTCCCTCTTGCAGCAGCGCAACCGCTGGCACCGCGGCCTGATCGACAGCCTCTGGCACAGCAGGCGGATGACTTTGAACCCGCGCTACGGGGCGGTGGGGCTCTTGGCCTTCCCATACTTCATCCTCGCCGAGGCACTGGGGCCGCTCATCGAGTTCTTAGGCTATGTGAGCTTCGTCATCTTCTACTTCATGGGTATGCTGAGCCGCGACTTTGCCCTTATTTTCCTGACGCTTGCGGTGGTGTGGGGGATGTCGCTGAACCTCGCGGCGGTGTTGCTGGACAACCTGATCTACCGCCGGTACAAGGGGGTGGCGGACCTCCTGAAGATATCCGCCTGCGCATTTCTGGAGGGGCTGGGATACCGGCAGCTCCTGGTGGTGGAGCGGCTCTTCGCCACCTTCACCCTTTTCAGGAGGGATTGGGACAAGCCGGTACGGAGGGAGATAAAGCATGAGCAGCTGGAAACGTTGTAA
- a CDS encoding HEAT repeat domain-containing protein, with amino-acid sequence MISFLSSAYLYSHLVREGVLWGIRVFCAICVVQLVVLVLHKLAVERRERREALLKSRYLARMYRSLVERRVMQSKPATREEYDALSDVCIYLMSSASAAELRLIADTARECGIADFYGHELARSHFWITKYQLVEKLGFLKLLELAPVFRRVLDEDEDQPQVVAKAAWALSLICREEDLPHLFARMSAPNFMSAKFNEHLFGNIIAAFRGRGESRRLLSLLSELLEGESIPLLVKRDFIEACGAAGFGEAEALITWSAQHLEESPEMRIACLRSMQKLGGGKVDSFILAGMRDSDWRVRAVAAKSVQRCSNDVVPALEEALSDQSYHVRVNAALSLAHKGEEGRAALSRQTGSRDRFVREVSRYVLRDTEVSC; translated from the coding sequence ATGATTTCCTTTCTCTCTTCCGCATATCTCTATTCCCACCTCGTCCGCGAGGGTGTCCTCTGGGGGATCAGGGTCTTTTGCGCCATCTGCGTCGTGCAGCTCGTGGTTCTTGTTCTGCACAAGCTCGCCGTGGAGCGCCGGGAGAGGCGGGAAGCGCTCTTAAAGAGCCGGTATCTCGCCAGGATGTATCGCTCCTTGGTGGAGCGGCGTGTCATGCAGTCAAAGCCGGCGACCCGGGAGGAATACGACGCGCTCTCAGATGTCTGCATCTACCTCATGTCGTCCGCTTCCGCCGCCGAGCTCCGTCTCATCGCCGACACCGCGCGGGAGTGCGGCATCGCCGACTTTTACGGCCACGAGCTCGCCCGCTCCCATTTCTGGATCACCAAGTACCAGCTCGTTGAAAAGCTCGGCTTCCTGAAGCTGTTGGAGCTCGCCCCGGTATTTCGCAGGGTGCTGGATGAGGACGAGGACCAGCCTCAGGTCGTGGCGAAGGCCGCCTGGGCCCTCAGCCTCATCTGCCGGGAGGAGGACCTGCCGCACCTCTTCGCCCGCATGTCCGCGCCGAACTTCATGTCTGCCAAATTCAACGAGCACCTCTTCGGCAACATCATCGCCGCCTTCCGCGGGCGCGGCGAGAGCAGGCGGCTCCTCTCCCTCCTTTCAGAGCTCCTGGAGGGGGAGAGCATCCCACTTCTCGTGAAACGCGACTTCATAGAGGCGTGCGGCGCCGCCGGCTTTGGCGAGGCGGAAGCGCTCATCACCTGGAGCGCACAGCATCTAGAGGAAAGTCCGGAGATGCGCATCGCCTGCCTGCGCTCCATGCAGAAGCTCGGCGGCGGAAAGGTGGACAGCTTCATCCTCGCCGGCATGCGCGACTCCGACTGGCGCGTGCGCGCCGTGGCGGCGAAGTCGGTGCAGAGATGTTCCAATGACGTGGTGCCGGCGCTTGAAGAGGCGCTTTCGGACCAGAGCTACCACGTGAGGGTCAACGCGGCGCTCTCCCTTGCCCACAAGGGGGAGGAGGGGCGTGCCGCGCTCTCCCGGCAGACCGGAAGCCGGGATCGTTTTGTGCGGGAGGTTTCCCGCTACGTGCTGAGGGATACGGAAGTTTCATGCTAG
- a CDS encoding YaiO family outer membrane beta-barrel protein: MKKLALTLAFLAPLLLPGHDATAAAPAQDEYSDGIRRVQKAAADGEFQRAELVLSRLMARYGENAELLTIRGRLLFWQKRYADSLQALQRARQLKGDREIDAEIARVERAQRLAEADQLVAHGELMRAGAHLAPLYESGRDRYEPGMRLAAVRNRQGRHREAAQVYQTLMRDYPKDTELPLLYAGALANSGDKEGALQVIDALAKDGKDPRPFALRGRIFSRQGRYFEAREEFEKAKALGGTPELPEERKALEEAIKFQHVKSLVAAGGYDLAEPLLKSMSAPGPYAREARLLSGRVMLAQGRYPEALSQTAALNEEYPADPEVAALYAEALINNGRRADADRVLSSVSGSAEERLRNEREDLFYRAKGDWLRLAGDVYHYSNGSDNESGVALSVSHRFPDSVAVASVSGITRFGRTDPQLALDIYFPRFAKKLSGAVYLTAAPGSSFLPRYSAGGEVSWAFPSVEVSAGYNHLGFHGNAADVLSAAATWYVPSSPVSITEKVYFTPKEETSLWLTTVRWDPDHRFGAFLSAGVGNSSERRVSSEDVQRYDTWLVRAGGEYRFSPRYSIGGEGSFESRRNLYDRAGGVLYLRYWWS, translated from the coding sequence ATGAAAAAGCTCGCATTGACTCTCGCCTTTCTGGCCCCCCTGCTTTTGCCGGGGCACGACGCAACCGCAGCCGCACCCGCGCAGGACGAATACAGCGACGGCATCAGGCGCGTGCAAAAGGCCGCTGCGGACGGTGAATTCCAGCGCGCGGAGTTGGTCCTCTCGCGGCTGATGGCGAGATACGGGGAGAACGCGGAGCTCCTCACCATACGCGGCAGGCTCCTCTTCTGGCAGAAGCGTTACGCCGATTCCCTGCAGGCCCTGCAGCGCGCCCGGCAGCTGAAGGGGGATCGCGAAATCGACGCGGAGATCGCCAGGGTCGAAAGGGCGCAGCGGCTTGCCGAGGCGGACCAACTGGTGGCGCACGGGGAGTTGATGCGGGCCGGCGCGCACCTCGCTCCCCTCTACGAGAGCGGGCGCGACCGCTACGAGCCGGGGATGCGTCTTGCTGCTGTGCGAAACAGGCAGGGGCGCCACCGCGAGGCCGCGCAGGTATACCAGACCCTCATGCGCGACTACCCGAAGGACACCGAGCTTCCTCTTCTCTACGCGGGTGCGCTGGCAAACTCCGGTGACAAGGAGGGGGCGCTGCAGGTGATCGATGCGCTGGCAAAGGATGGGAAGGATCCCCGCCCCTTTGCCCTGCGCGGCCGCATCTTCTCTCGCCAGGGTCGCTACTTCGAAGCTCGCGAGGAGTTCGAGAAGGCGAAGGCGCTCGGGGGAACGCCGGAGCTCCCGGAGGAGCGAAAGGCGCTGGAGGAGGCTATCAAGTTCCAGCACGTGAAGTCGCTGGTGGCCGCGGGTGGGTACGATCTCGCGGAACCGCTCCTCAAGTCCATGTCCGCTCCCGGGCCGTATGCCCGCGAGGCGCGCCTCCTCTCCGGCAGGGTGATGCTGGCGCAGGGGCGCTACCCGGAAGCGCTGTCGCAAACTGCAGCGCTGAACGAGGAGTACCCCGCCGACCCGGAGGTCGCCGCACTCTACGCCGAGGCGCTCATCAACAACGGTCGCCGCGCCGACGCCGATCGCGTGCTCTCAAGCGTCAGCGGGAGCGCCGAGGAGCGGCTTAGAAACGAGCGGGAGGATCTCTTCTACCGCGCGAAGGGGGACTGGCTGAGGCTCGCGGGGGATGTCTATCACTACTCCAACGGCTCCGACAACGAGAGCGGCGTCGCGCTGAGCGTTTCGCACCGCTTCCCCGACTCGGTTGCCGTCGCTTCCGTCTCCGGGATCACCCGCTTTGGCCGTACCGATCCCCAACTCGCCCTCGACATCTATTTCCCCCGCTTCGCGAAAAAGCTCTCCGGTGCCGTCTACCTGACCGCCGCCCCCGGCTCCTCCTTCCTGCCGCGCTACTCAGCCGGAGGGGAAGTGAGCTGGGCCTTCCCTTCCGTCGAGGTCTCTGCCGGATACAACCATCTCGGATTCCACGGCAACGCGGCGGATGTCCTCAGTGCCGCGGCGACCTGGTACGTTCCGAGCTCCCCGGTCAGCATCACGGAGAAGGTCTATTTCACCCCGAAGGAGGAAACCTCCCTCTGGCTCACCACCGTCAGGTGGGACCCCGACCACCGCTTCGGCGCCTTCCTCTCCGCCGGCGTCGGCAACTCCAGCGAGCGGAGGGTCTCCAGCGAGGATGTTCAGCGCTACGACACGTGGCTGGTGCGGGCCGGGGGGGAGTACCGCTTTTCACCGCGCTACAGCATCGGCGGGGAGGGGAGCTTCGAATCGCGGCGCAACCTGTACGACAGGGCGGGGGGCGTCCTTTACCTGAGGTACTGGTGGTCATGA
- a CDS encoding response regulator, whose product MQKVIIVDDSVVVIRQLEKIISGSGHFEVVGRGNNGLEAIKLHQELRPDIICMDMNMPGMDGITALRALVARDAAVKVVMITSLGGVGDKFSEAMKIGAKAVLSKPFESATVITTLQSL is encoded by the coding sequence ATGCAAAAGGTAATAATCGTCGATGACAGTGTGGTAGTCATTCGCCAGCTGGAAAAGATCATCTCCGGAAGCGGCCACTTCGAGGTCGTTGGCCGCGGCAACAATGGGCTGGAGGCCATAAAACTCCACCAGGAGCTGCGCCCCGACATCATCTGCATGGACATGAACATGCCCGGCATGGACGGGATCACTGCACTTCGCGCCCTCGTCGCTCGCGACGCCGCCGTCAAGGTCGTCATGATCACTTCCCTCGGCGGGGTTGGCGACAAGTTCTCCGAAGCGATGAAGATCGGGGCCAAGGCAGTCCTTTCCAAGCCTTTCGAAAGCGCAACCGTCATCACCACGCTGCAGAGCCTGTAA
- a CDS encoding chemotaxis protein CheX — protein MAVKFFGQFLVEKNIVSREAILEAIKLQDSVNLRFGDTALSINLICQADMERVHAAQRTEDLKFGDMAVKLGILTNEQVNQVLTVQKNSHLYLGEALVQIGAVQEQDLPRLLDDYKADQEPYLTPRIEIPTGVRHPDLWEMYADLTAKMFTRIVGTACRLGACRVEEHMPEEFVVATMEIRGDAEATCIFAGSAEIRQRIACAILGEESVDEEPEDVLNDSVKEFLNIVCGNVAAKAAQKGKTIEILPPHLVHPASAGISVPSGSRGLFFTLHLSTAERASIGVIEQS, from the coding sequence ATGGCTGTTAAATTCTTTGGGCAATTCCTGGTGGAAAAAAATATTGTCTCCCGTGAGGCGATCCTGGAGGCCATAAAGCTTCAGGACTCGGTAAATCTACGCTTCGGCGACACGGCCCTCTCCATCAACCTAATCTGTCAGGCAGATATGGAGCGGGTTCACGCGGCGCAGCGCACCGAAGATCTTAAATTTGGGGACATGGCAGTCAAACTGGGGATCCTTACCAATGAGCAGGTAAACCAGGTTCTCACTGTGCAAAAGAATTCTCACCTTTACCTCGGCGAGGCACTGGTGCAGATCGGCGCGGTCCAGGAACAGGACCTGCCCCGCCTTCTCGACGACTACAAGGCGGACCAGGAGCCGTACCTCACTCCGCGGATAGAGATCCCTACGGGGGTGCGCCATCCCGACCTGTGGGAGATGTATGCGGACCTGACGGCAAAGATGTTCACGAGGATTGTCGGCACCGCATGCCGTCTCGGAGCCTGTCGCGTGGAGGAGCACATGCCGGAGGAGTTTGTGGTCGCGACGATGGAGATCCGGGGGGACGCGGAGGCTACCTGCATCTTTGCCGGTTCCGCCGAAATCCGCCAAAGGATCGCCTGCGCCATTCTCGGAGAGGAATCGGTCGATGAGGAACCGGAGGATGTGCTGAACGATTCGGTGAAGGAATTCCTGAACATCGTCTGTGGAAACGTGGCGGCAAAGGCCGCGCAGAAGGGGAAGACCATCGAGATCCTCCCCCCGCACCTCGTTCATCCCGCCTCTGCAGGGATCTCTGTCCCGAGCGGCAGCCGCGGGCTCTTCTTCACGCTGCATCTGTCGACTGCGGAGAGAGCATCCATTGGTGTGATCGAGCAGTCGTAG
- a CDS encoding PAS domain S-box protein: MDSTVAASPLMATILDSIPIPIFFKDEHGRYLSCNTSYESFFGISRQEMAGKTVHELFAPSYADKFREMDLQLYNTPGVQMYEGRVLNADAENREVIFHKATFCRPDGEIAGIVGVVLDSTQLKETEKKLLGVKTSFNRIFDAIPDLVSVVDRDLRIIYSNWNGGFDYVPEEVRASDCHCYEAYYPEQGKPCDECHLEKVFSTGRPVVTEKYNPRVGYLEIYAFPVLDDDGTVIMATEYLRNINSRKKAADALRQANHILEAIINASPLAIIALDSDINLTLWNDAAEEMFGWKREEVLYKPYPIVPEDRDGEVLKNVRQLNKGKVCRAHETQRKKKDGTLIDVSLSTAVMPGPDGGTIGYMAILSDITENKRAQRELRESEANYRAIFDAANDAIFVLDVETGNILDVNRKLCEMYGYSREETLLLTIEDLSAGEGPYNQENALKQIRKARDNVSHLFEWIAKDRSGRRFWVEVNMRGAVLRGKQRALAVVRDITERKEAMEALRESEERFRQIFEEDEDAALILAPATFAIVDANAAAVRMFGHTKKEIRKSPLSFFMSEEEFHKVSETFLPAESVTETRSRTYRIDRVAIVSRNGKELVTSVRGKIMRSQGNNYIYCTFRDITEKLRLKEERKRIEEKLLQTNKMTALGTLASGIAHEINNPNNYILSTSQFLHEAWKDIEQILMEYGRENGEFTIGGLPDKEAGEVIPKLLVSLEEGSVRIKNIVEGLKNFARQEKQPYRTVIDVNMAVRASVNLLGNQIRKYTDNFFCTLDENVPKVEGSFQQIEQVILNLTINALQSLPNKNSGVYLSTFYDRKAHQVWIRVRDQGTGIPRELQSRIMEPFFTTRSDQGGTGLGLSICYSIIKKHQGTIEYESDLRLGTTFTVRLPVYGAKL; this comes from the coding sequence ATGGATAGCACGGTAGCGGCAAGCCCACTCATGGCCACCATTCTCGATTCCATCCCGATCCCCATATTCTTCAAGGACGAACACGGACGCTACCTGAGCTGCAATACCTCCTACGAGTCGTTCTTCGGGATCTCCCGACAGGAGATGGCCGGAAAGACGGTCCACGAGCTCTTCGCCCCCTCCTATGCTGACAAGTTCCGGGAGATGGACCTCCAGCTTTACAACACCCCCGGCGTCCAGATGTATGAAGGGCGCGTCCTCAACGCCGACGCCGAAAACCGCGAGGTCATCTTCCACAAAGCCACCTTTTGCCGCCCCGATGGAGAGATCGCGGGGATCGTCGGAGTCGTCCTCGACAGCACACAGCTGAAGGAAACGGAAAAGAAACTGCTCGGGGTGAAGACCTCCTTCAACCGCATTTTCGACGCCATACCGGACCTCGTCTCCGTGGTGGACCGTGACCTGCGCATCATCTACAGCAACTGGAACGGAGGGTTCGACTACGTCCCGGAGGAGGTCCGCGCCAGCGACTGCCACTGCTATGAGGCCTACTACCCGGAGCAGGGAAAGCCGTGCGACGAGTGCCACCTGGAAAAAGTCTTCAGCACCGGGCGACCGGTGGTGACGGAAAAGTACAACCCGCGCGTCGGGTACCTGGAGATCTACGCCTTTCCTGTCCTCGATGATGACGGCACCGTCATCATGGCCACCGAGTACCTGCGCAACATCAACAGCCGGAAGAAGGCCGCTGATGCGCTGCGGCAGGCGAACCACATCCTGGAGGCGATAATCAACGCCTCCCCCCTCGCCATCATCGCCCTCGACAGCGACATCAACCTCACGCTCTGGAACGATGCCGCGGAGGAGATGTTCGGCTGGAAAAGGGAAGAGGTCCTTTACAAGCCGTACCCCATCGTTCCGGAGGACCGGGACGGCGAGGTGCTGAAAAACGTGCGCCAGCTGAACAAGGGGAAGGTGTGCCGCGCTCACGAGACGCAGCGCAAGAAAAAGGACGGCACCCTCATCGACGTGAGCCTCTCCACCGCCGTCATGCCCGGGCCGGACGGGGGGACGATCGGGTACATGGCGATCCTCTCCGACATCACCGAGAACAAGCGGGCACAGCGCGAGCTGCGGGAGTCGGAGGCCAATTACCGCGCCATCTTCGACGCGGCAAACGATGCCATCTTTGTCCTCGACGTGGAGACCGGCAACATCCTCGATGTGAACCGCAAGCTGTGCGAGATGTACGGCTACAGCCGGGAGGAGACCCTCCTTCTCACCATCGAAGACTTGAGCGCCGGCGAGGGGCCGTACAACCAGGAAAACGCACTCAAGCAGATCAGGAAGGCCCGGGACAACGTTTCCCATCTCTTTGAGTGGATCGCGAAGGACAGGTCCGGACGGCGCTTCTGGGTCGAGGTCAACATGAGGGGGGCGGTGCTGAGGGGAAAGCAGCGGGCCCTCGCCGTCGTGCGCGACATAACGGAGCGCAAGGAAGCGATGGAGGCGCTCAGGGAGAGCGAGGAGAGGTTCAGGCAGATCTTCGAGGAAGACGAGGATGCCGCCCTCATTCTCGCCCCCGCCACCTTTGCCATAGTCGACGCAAACGCCGCTGCAGTGCGTATGTTCGGGCATACCAAGAAGGAGATACGGAAAAGCCCCCTCTCCTTTTTCATGTCGGAAGAGGAGTTTCACAAGGTCTCGGAGACCTTTCTCCCTGCGGAGAGCGTGACAGAAACGAGGAGCCGGACGTACCGCATCGACCGGGTAGCCATCGTCAGCCGCAACGGAAAGGAGCTGGTGACATCGGTGCGCGGCAAGATCATGAGGTCGCAGGGGAACAACTACATCTACTGCACCTTCAGAGACATCACCGAAAAGCTGCGGCTCAAGGAAGAACGCAAGCGGATCGAGGAGAAGCTGCTGCAGACGAACAAGATGACCGCCCTCGGCACCCTCGCCTCCGGCATCGCCCACGAGATAAACAACCCCAACAACTACATTCTCTCCACCTCCCAATTTCTCCACGAGGCGTGGAAGGACATCGAGCAGATCTTGATGGAGTACGGGCGGGAAAATGGCGAATTCACCATCGGGGGATTGCCGGACAAGGAAGCAGGAGAGGTGATCCCGAAGCTCCTGGTGAGCCTCGAGGAGGGGTCGGTCCGCATCAAGAACATCGTCGAGGGGCTGAAGAATTTTGCCCGGCAGGAAAAGCAGCCGTACCGCACGGTGATCGACGTCAACATGGCGGTGCGGGCATCGGTGAATCTCCTCGGCAACCAGATCCGCAAGTACACGGACAACTTCTTCTGCACCCTCGATGAAAATGTCCCGAAGGTGGAGGGGAGCTTCCAGCAGATCGAGCAGGTCATTCTCAATCTCACCATCAATGCGCTGCAGTCGTTGCCGAACAAGAACTCGGGCGTGTACCTCAGCACCTTTTACGACAGGAAGGCGCACCAGGTCTGGATACGGGTTCGGGATCAGGGAACGGGGATACCGCGTGAGTTGCAGTCGCGCATCATGGAGCCGTTTTTCACCACCAGGAGCGACCAGGGAGGGACCGGGCTTGGGCTCTCCATCTGTTACTCCATCATCAAGAAGCACCAGGGTACCATCGAGTATGAGTCCGACCTCCGCCTCGGCACGACCTTCACGGTGAGGCTGCCGGTTTACGGCGCGAAGCTGTGA
- a CDS encoding sigma-54-dependent transcriptional regulator, with the protein MSACYEKVLLVDDEQSILLGSRTLLRSAGIMEVLTLDDSRKVMPLIEREEVDVVVLDLFMPYLGGRELLAEISREHPHIPIVVITAADELETAVDCMKAGAFDYLVKPVERTRLISSVKKAIEICRLKNQMSDLKKQFFQKKVEAPETFSSIITVSEKMTSIFQYIEVVARSNEAVLVTGETGVGKELVARAVHKASGLKGNFVPVNVAGLDDTLFSDTLFGHHKGAFTGAEKAREGMIAQAAGGTLFLDEIGDLPEVSQVKLLRLLQEREYYAIGSDVPRKSNARIVAANNRCLRDLVQQGKFRKDLYYRLCTHYVTIPPLRERIEDIPHLLDHFLKKAANALGKEVPLLPSQAIPLLANYAFPGNVRELEAMVHDAVARHKSGTLSLESFKRSMKAGKELNPGAAAELPAAGATAAPAGPLPTLKEAEEILVREALRRAQGNQGIAASLLGITRTALNKRLKKEPALLL; encoded by the coding sequence ATGTCCGCCTGCTACGAAAAAGTTCTCCTTGTCGACGACGAACAGAGCATCCTGCTCGGCTCGCGCACCCTTTTGCGCAGCGCGGGTATCATGGAAGTCCTCACCCTCGATGACAGCAGGAAGGTCATGCCGCTCATCGAAAGGGAAGAGGTCGATGTCGTGGTTCTCGACCTCTTCATGCCGTACCTCGGCGGGCGGGAACTTCTGGCCGAGATCTCCCGCGAGCACCCCCACATCCCGATTGTGGTCATCACAGCGGCGGACGAGCTCGAAACAGCCGTCGATTGCATGAAGGCGGGCGCCTTCGACTACCTGGTAAAACCAGTGGAACGCACACGCCTTATATCGAGCGTAAAGAAGGCGATCGAGATCTGCAGGCTGAAAAACCAGATGAGCGACCTCAAGAAACAGTTCTTCCAGAAGAAAGTGGAAGCCCCGGAAACCTTTTCCTCCATCATCACTGTGAGCGAAAAGATGACTTCCATCTTCCAGTACATAGAGGTGGTGGCACGGTCCAACGAAGCGGTGCTCGTAACCGGGGAAACGGGGGTCGGGAAGGAGCTGGTAGCCAGGGCGGTACACAAGGCGAGCGGGCTCAAGGGAAACTTCGTCCCGGTGAACGTCGCCGGGCTCGATGACACCCTTTTTTCCGACACCCTCTTTGGCCACCACAAGGGTGCCTTCACCGGGGCGGAGAAGGCGCGCGAGGGGATGATTGCGCAGGCCGCCGGGGGGACCCTCTTTCTCGATGAGATCGGTGACCTCCCCGAGGTTTCCCAGGTGAAGCTCCTGAGGCTCCTCCAGGAACGGGAGTATTACGCGATCGGCTCCGATGTCCCCAGAAAGAGCAACGCACGGATAGTAGCGGCGAATAACAGGTGCCTGAGAGATCTGGTGCAGCAGGGAAAATTCCGCAAGGATCTTTACTACCGGCTCTGCACCCACTATGTGACCATCCCCCCGCTGCGGGAGCGGATCGAGGACATCCCCCACCTTCTGGACCACTTCCTCAAGAAGGCCGCAAACGCACTCGGGAAGGAGGTGCCGCTCCTCCCCTCCCAGGCGATCCCGCTCCTCGCCAACTACGCCTTCCCGGGGAATGTCCGGGAGCTGGAAGCGATGGTGCACGACGCGGTGGCGCGGCACAAGTCCGGGACCCTTTCTCTCGAGAGCTTCAAGCGGAGCATGAAGGCCGGCAAAGAGCTCAACCCCGGCGCTGCGGCAGAGCTTCCCGCCGCGGGAGCGACGGCCGCTCCAGCCGGTCCCCTGCCGACCCTCAAGGAGGCCGAGGAGATCCTGGTGCGGGAAGCGCTGCGGCGGGCCCAGGGAAACCAGGGGATCGCGGCCTCCCTTCTCGGCATAACCCGCACCGCTCTCAACAAGCGGCTCAAAAAGGAGCCGGCGCTTCTCCTTTAG
- a CDS encoding iron-containing alcohol dehydrogenase — translation MTMPLTVTRFLMPPITLIGCGAAKGVGDNLKTLGAKKALIVTDKGLAKIGVADTIKQYIEQAGLQAVIYDGAEPNPTDQNVADGLKAYQQNGCDSIVSLGGGSSHDCGKGVGIVATNGGTIQDYKGIDTVTKPMPPFVALNTTAGTGSEMTPAAVITNTSNHVKMVVWSINVSPNVSINDPELMTGMPPALTAATGMDALTHAIEAYVAAFANPKSDALALQAIKLIAKYLQKAVANGQDIEARTGMAYAEYLAGEAFSSAGLGIAHSLAHQPGSFIGLPHGVCNAIFLPLVCEFNMIACVEKYADVAEAMGIDTTGMTERAAAVAAIEAIKTLSADIGIPAGLSELGMKEKDIPEMAEWAMKEVCTPTNPRVTRVQDMIELYKRAL, via the coding sequence ATGACGATGCCCTTAACGGTAACCAGGTTCCTCATGCCCCCCATCACCCTCATAGGCTGCGGCGCAGCGAAAGGCGTCGGCGACAACTTGAAGACCTTGGGTGCCAAAAAGGCCCTCATCGTCACCGACAAGGGGCTCGCGAAGATCGGCGTGGCGGACACCATCAAGCAGTACATCGAGCAGGCAGGGCTGCAGGCGGTGATCTATGACGGCGCCGAGCCGAACCCCACCGACCAGAATGTCGCCGACGGCCTCAAGGCCTACCAGCAGAACGGCTGCGACTCCATCGTATCTCTCGGCGGCGGCAGCTCGCATGACTGCGGCAAAGGGGTCGGGATCGTCGCCACCAACGGCGGCACCATCCAGGACTACAAGGGGATCGACACCGTGACGAAGCCGATGCCCCCCTTCGTCGCCCTCAACACCACCGCCGGCACCGGCAGTGAAATGACGCCGGCCGCTGTCATCACCAACACCTCCAACCACGTAAAGATGGTGGTATGGAGCATCAACGTCTCCCCGAACGTCTCCATCAACGACCCCGAGCTCATGACCGGCATGCCTCCGGCACTGACCGCCGCGACCGGTATGGACGCGCTGACCCACGCCATAGAAGCGTATGTGGCAGCCTTCGCCAACCCGAAGAGCGACGCGCTGGCCCTGCAGGCGATCAAGCTGATCGCGAAGTACCTGCAAAAGGCAGTCGCCAACGGCCAGGACATCGAGGCACGCACCGGCATGGCATATGCCGAATACCTGGCAGGCGAGGCATTCAGCTCCGCAGGTCTTGGCATCGCGCACTCTCTCGCCCATCAGCCCGGCAGCTTCATCGGCCTGCCGCACGGCGTCTGCAACGCCATCTTCCTCCCGCTGGTATGCGAATTCAACATGATCGCCTGCGTGGAAAAGTACGCCGACGTCGCCGAGGCGATGGGTATCGACACCACCGGCATGACCGAGAGAGCGGCCGCCGTTGCAGCTATCGAGGCGATCAAGACCCTTTCCGCCGACATCGGCATCCCCGCCGGCCTCTCCGAGCTCGGGATGAAAGAGAAGGACATTCCGGAAATGGCCGAGTGGGCCATGAAGGAAGTCTGCACTCCGACCAACCCGCGCGTCACCCGGGTCCAGGACATGATCGAGCTCTATAAGCGGGCGCTGTAG